The Candidatus Deferrimicrobium sp. genome has a window encoding:
- a CDS encoding Hsp20/alpha crystallin family protein, which translates to MSRKIGVSRTRQKSSGEVREEGLAARHSGHVLLLDLPVGSACQPPSDVVEVDDSVRVLLEIPGVPVSSVQVRVVGNRIEVTGEKMTDFPAGETSFLCLERIFGKFQRAFEVRGSVNLGEVSARMANGILVITIPKIADRRGRERRIPVTAG; encoded by the coding sequence GTGAGCCGAAAGATCGGGGTTTCCCGCACGCGTCAAAAGTCTTCGGGGGAGGTCCGGGAAGAAGGCCTGGCGGCCCGCCATTCCGGGCATGTCCTGCTGCTCGACCTCCCGGTCGGATCCGCATGCCAGCCGCCCTCCGACGTCGTGGAGGTGGACGACTCCGTCCGGGTCCTGCTGGAGATTCCGGGGGTCCCGGTCTCGTCCGTGCAGGTCCGGGTGGTGGGCAACCGGATCGAGGTCACCGGGGAGAAGATGACGGATTTTCCGGCGGGGGAAACCTCCTTCCTCTGTCTGGAACGGATCTTCGGGAAGTTCCAGCGTGCCTTCGAGGTCAGGGGCTCGGTGAACCTCGGGGAGGTCTCGGCGCGGATGGCGAACGGGATCCTGGTGATCACGATCCCGAAGATCGCGGATCGGCGTGGCAGGGAGCGTCGGATCCCGGTGACAGCCGGATGA
- the galU gene encoding UTP--glucose-1-phosphate uridylyltransferase GalU, with protein MIRKAVFPAAGFGTRFLPVTKASPKEMLPLVDMPLIQHGVEEAKAAGVRDMIIVTGRGKNVIEDHFDVSFELEATLMKKGDGELLSSVRRVTDGADFFYVRQNLPLGLGHAVLRSMDLVGQEPFAVILSDDVIDAKVPVLKQMFKAYEKYSAGLVLAIQRVPKEAVSKYGIIRGKRIADRVYDVEDMVEKPKPADAPSDLAIIGRYLLPPSIFPALLSTRPGAGGEIQLTDAIRSLIGTERIIGLEFEGVRYDAGTKLGFQMANVAFALKDPEIGPGLRAFLKKEKLT; from the coding sequence ATGATCCGGAAGGCGGTGTTCCCCGCGGCGGGGTTCGGGACGCGGTTTTTGCCGGTGACGAAGGCCTCTCCCAAGGAGATGCTCCCCCTGGTGGACATGCCCCTCATCCAGCACGGGGTCGAGGAGGCGAAAGCCGCCGGGGTGCGGGACATGATCATCGTGACCGGCCGCGGAAAGAACGTCATCGAGGACCATTTCGACGTCTCCTTCGAACTGGAGGCCACGCTGATGAAGAAGGGGGACGGCGAACTCCTCTCCTCCGTCCGCCGCGTCACCGACGGGGCCGACTTCTTCTACGTCCGCCAGAACCTCCCGCTGGGGCTGGGACATGCGGTGCTCCGGTCGATGGACCTGGTCGGCCAGGAGCCGTTCGCCGTCATCCTCTCGGACGACGTGATCGACGCCAAGGTCCCCGTGTTGAAGCAGATGTTCAAGGCATACGAAAAATACAGCGCCGGCCTGGTCCTCGCGATCCAGCGTGTCCCGAAGGAAGCGGTCTCCAAGTACGGGATCATCCGGGGGAAGCGGATCGCGGACCGGGTGTACGATGTGGAGGACATGGTGGAGAAGCCGAAACCCGCGGATGCGCCGTCGGACCTGGCGATCATCGGCCGATATCTCCTTCCCCCGTCGATCTTTCCGGCCCTCCTGTCGACGAGGCCCGGGGCGGGGGGCGAGATCCAGCTGACCGACGCCATCCGATCCCTGATCGGGACGGAGAGGATCATCGGTCTCGAGTTCGAGGGGGTCCGGTACGACGCGGGGACAAAGCTCGGCTTCCAGATGGCGAACGTGGCCTTCGCGCTGAAAGACCCGGAAATCGGTCCGGGCCTGCGGGCATTTCTGAAGAAGGAGAAATTGACGTGA
- a CDS encoding ATP-dependent DNA helicase — MPGDLARKVGVSLSPGGPIARAMPGFESRPGQLRMALAWAEALETPRVLIAEAATGIGKTLAYLVPAILSGRKTIVSTGTRTLQQQLMDNDIPLVRDILQYPFSCAVLKGRGNYLCMRRWKRFRAEPLFEFAREAGYFPAMQAFAETTRTGDVSECVGVPEDARVWGEVNARSEMCDASTCGETERCHLAAARRRAADADVVVVNHHLFFADLSLRERLGPGRGGDEGRFGEVLPRADAVVFDEAHGVEETASVFFGVTVSLGRARELARDIKRTAAKAGDGWGALLPMAEQFRLVAESAFDAVGDGEARFALPAPSVGTPFGRKASALLRAGEELALSLSDGVPGGERGPDAAGADPGTDRDPLLRRVRSFLDDLGSILSSDSASAVAWAERRGASVSLHRTPVEVSPVLSGTLWGEPIPFLLTSATLSVSGDLSYFRERVGLARVDARELIVDNEFDFAGRALFYVPQGLPDPSDSAFPAAAAAETREILSCSGGGALVLCTSYRTLSALTEVLRGTLPHILYVQGDAPRAHLLRAFREGEDTVLIGTGTFWEGVDVPGASLRCVVIDKLPFASPSDPVTSARIRALRDRGADPFMEYQLPEAVLSLRQGVGRLLRRGDDYGVVALLDRRVSTRGYGELFRANLPPARWTDDRTEVAAFFRRFHGEKGKEEKG, encoded by the coding sequence GTGCCCGGAGATCTCGCCCGAAAAGTGGGGGTGTCGCTCTCTCCCGGCGGTCCGATCGCGAGGGCGATGCCGGGGTTCGAGTCGCGGCCTGGGCAGCTCCGGATGGCGCTCGCGTGGGCGGAGGCGCTCGAAACGCCGCGCGTGCTGATCGCCGAGGCGGCCACCGGGATCGGCAAGACGTTGGCGTACCTCGTCCCCGCGATTCTCTCCGGCCGGAAGACCATCGTCTCCACCGGCACGCGCACCCTCCAGCAGCAGCTGATGGACAACGACATCCCTCTGGTGCGGGACATCCTCCAGTACCCCTTTTCGTGCGCCGTCCTGAAAGGCCGCGGCAACTACCTCTGCATGCGCCGCTGGAAGCGGTTCCGCGCCGAGCCGCTCTTCGAGTTCGCCCGGGAGGCCGGCTACTTCCCCGCCATGCAGGCGTTCGCCGAGACGACCCGGACGGGGGACGTCTCCGAGTGCGTCGGGGTGCCCGAGGACGCGCGTGTCTGGGGAGAGGTGAACGCCCGCAGCGAGATGTGCGACGCATCGACGTGCGGCGAGACCGAGCGGTGCCATCTCGCGGCGGCCCGGCGGCGGGCGGCGGACGCCGATGTCGTCGTGGTGAACCATCACCTGTTCTTCGCGGATCTCTCGCTGCGCGAGCGGCTCGGCCCCGGCCGCGGGGGCGACGAGGGGAGGTTCGGGGAAGTGCTTCCCCGCGCAGACGCCGTGGTGTTCGACGAGGCGCACGGGGTCGAAGAGACCGCCTCCGTCTTCTTCGGCGTGACCGTCTCCCTCGGTCGCGCACGTGAGCTCGCGCGGGACATCAAGCGTACGGCCGCGAAAGCGGGCGACGGGTGGGGCGCCCTCCTTCCGATGGCCGAACAGTTCCGCCTCGTCGCCGAATCCGCTTTCGACGCGGTGGGGGACGGGGAAGCCCGTTTCGCGCTTCCCGCGCCTTCCGTCGGTACCCCGTTCGGGCGGAAGGCCTCGGCCCTTCTCCGCGCGGGGGAGGAACTCGCCCTGTCGCTCTCTGACGGTGTCCCGGGCGGGGAGAGGGGCCCCGATGCGGCGGGCGCGGATCCGGGGACGGACCGGGACCCCCTGCTCCGGCGGGTACGCTCCTTCCTCGACGATCTCGGCTCGATCCTCTCCTCCGACTCCGCCTCCGCCGTGGCGTGGGCGGAGCGGCGCGGCGCGTCCGTCTCCCTGCACCGGACGCCGGTCGAGGTCTCCCCCGTCCTTTCCGGAACGCTGTGGGGGGAGCCGATCCCGTTCCTTCTCACATCGGCGACCCTCTCGGTCTCGGGCGACCTGTCGTATTTCCGGGAGCGGGTGGGGCTCGCCCGGGTTGATGCCCGGGAACTCATCGTGGATAATGAATTCGACTTCGCGGGGCGGGCGCTTTTCTATGTCCCGCAGGGGCTTCCCGACCCCTCGGACTCCGCGTTCCCGGCCGCGGCGGCGGCGGAGACGCGGGAGATCCTGTCGTGCTCCGGCGGCGGCGCGCTGGTCCTGTGCACGAGCTACCGGACGCTTTCGGCGCTGACGGAGGTGCTGCGGGGGACGCTCCCGCACATCCTGTACGTCCAGGGGGACGCCCCGCGGGCGCACCTCCTGCGGGCGTTCCGGGAGGGCGAGGACACGGTGCTGATCGGAACGGGGACGTTTTGGGAGGGAGTCGACGTTCCGGGCGCCTCCCTGCGGTGCGTCGTCATCGACAAGCTGCCGTTCGCCTCCCCGTCCGACCCCGTGACCTCGGCCCGCATCCGGGCCCTGCGCGACCGCGGAGCGGACCCGTTCATGGAGTACCAGCTTCCCGAGGCGGTCCTATCGCTGCGGCAGGGCGTCGGGAGGCTTCTCCGCCGGGGGGACGATTACGGGGTGGTGGCGCTGCTCGACCGAAGGGTTTCGACCCGTGGGTACGGCGAGCTTTTCCGGGCCAACCTTCCCCCGGCGCGGTGGACGGACGACCGGACCGAGGTGGCGGCGTTCTTCCGCCGGTTCCACGGAGAGAAGGGAAAGGAGGAAAAGGGATGA
- a CDS encoding ABC transporter substrate-binding protein, producing the protein MTCGGYPRERNSYGSGPPVRFALAAACLFAILLPALPVPIGAAEAPRPLYSGADAVPVPRPGAYDSARTAPIGLFLQAEGEYAAGKGDEALSRFLDLAYSAPDDERKGFIWWRVGELLLIRGDLDRALEAADKAVLLSRAPYLSLSAVDLKLRIYQRMKWNNEARQMAAYLLDRKFVGADPPALLALMARADAASGKLGSALALYGRAIAVAADPEASRRLSAERESLIDGTTDLFVLRGAAEGEEDPEVRGHLYLAIGNTAIRKGFLGLAAHAFERSARAGGKRSSEAAEHLFRAEKILSSRPKIVGLVPLSGKLSDIGYAVLIGAEVALNAFYGSGRNGATPVIRWVDTAGQPETARKEFVAAAADRMVLGILGPVTGEEGRSVGAAFTQKSPPTLYLGQKPILEKPFLYGFGLSPAQEARTLFAYLARAGISDLLLFHPENGYGKGFAAAADAAARQAGVRIAKIVPYSPEMHDFTETIRRAVGNATFQRQSRSKEKGKAMKLPLGGIIIADRWDRVFLLASQLRYYNVYLPLAGFSGWNDAELLRKAGGSVSGAVFPVDYSDAIPGSEGDRFRKEFQEVMRVPPTRFEAMGYDGALFLSEVFALEGGSGRSLGEAMHEKIPRLKNYPGVTGTFQFTPAGDLRRKVPLLQVELGNFVPVPTP; encoded by the coding sequence TTGACCTGCGGGGGGTACCCCAGGGAGCGTAATTCGTACGGGAGTGGGCCCCCGGTCCGCTTTGCCCTCGCCGCCGCCTGCCTGTTCGCGATCCTGCTCCCCGCCCTTCCGGTTCCCATCGGGGCCGCCGAGGCTCCGAGGCCGTTGTACAGCGGGGCCGACGCGGTCCCCGTTCCGCGCCCGGGGGCCTACGACTCCGCGCGAACGGCGCCGATCGGCCTCTTCCTGCAGGCCGAGGGGGAGTACGCCGCGGGGAAGGGCGACGAGGCCCTCTCCCGGTTCCTCGACCTGGCCTACTCCGCCCCGGACGACGAGCGGAAAGGGTTCATCTGGTGGCGCGTCGGGGAGCTGCTGCTCATCCGCGGGGATCTCGACCGGGCGCTGGAGGCGGCGGACAAGGCGGTGCTCCTCTCCCGTGCCCCGTACCTCTCCCTCTCGGCCGTCGACCTCAAGCTGAGGATCTACCAGCGGATGAAGTGGAACAACGAAGCGCGGCAGATGGCGGCGTATCTCCTCGACCGAAAATTCGTGGGCGCGGACCCTCCCGCGCTTCTGGCCCTGATGGCGCGTGCGGACGCCGCGTCGGGAAAGCTGGGCAGCGCGCTTGCGCTGTACGGCCGAGCCATCGCTGTCGCCGCGGATCCGGAGGCATCGCGGCGGCTGTCGGCCGAACGGGAATCGCTCATCGACGGAACGACGGACCTTTTCGTGCTCCGCGGGGCGGCCGAGGGGGAGGAGGATCCGGAGGTTCGCGGCCACCTGTATCTCGCGATAGGGAACACGGCCATCCGGAAAGGATTCCTCGGGTTGGCGGCCCACGCGTTCGAGCGTTCGGCGCGGGCGGGAGGGAAACGGTCCTCGGAGGCCGCGGAACACCTGTTCCGCGCGGAGAAGATCCTTTCCTCGCGGCCAAAGATCGTCGGTCTCGTCCCGCTCTCGGGAAAGCTCTCCGATATCGGGTACGCGGTCCTGATCGGGGCGGAGGTGGCTCTCAACGCGTTCTACGGGTCCGGGCGGAACGGCGCGACGCCGGTGATCCGATGGGTGGACACGGCGGGGCAGCCCGAGACGGCGCGGAAGGAGTTCGTCGCCGCTGCGGCCGACCGGATGGTGCTTGGCATCCTCGGCCCGGTCACCGGGGAGGAGGGCCGGTCGGTCGGCGCGGCGTTCACGCAGAAATCTCCGCCGACGCTGTACCTGGGCCAGAAGCCGATCCTCGAAAAGCCGTTCCTCTATGGATTCGGACTCTCTCCGGCGCAGGAGGCGCGCACCCTTTTCGCGTATCTGGCGCGGGCGGGGATTTCCGACCTTCTTCTGTTTCACCCGGAGAACGGCTACGGGAAGGGGTTCGCCGCCGCCGCTGATGCGGCTGCCCGGCAGGCGGGGGTCCGGATCGCGAAGATCGTGCCGTACTCCCCGGAAATGCATGACTTCACGGAGACGATAAGGAGGGCGGTCGGCAACGCGACCTTCCAGCGTCAGTCGCGATCGAAGGAGAAGGGGAAGGCGATGAAGCTTCCGCTGGGGGGGATCATCATCGCGGACCGGTGGGACCGTGTCTTCCTCCTCGCGTCTCAGCTGCGCTACTACAATGTCTATCTGCCGCTGGCCGGGTTCTCCGGGTGGAACGACGCCGAACTGCTGCGGAAGGCGGGTGGTTCCGTTTCCGGCGCGGTCTTCCCGGTGGACTACTCCGACGCGATCCCGGGGTCCGAGGGCGACCGGTTTCGGAAGGAGTTCCAGGAGGTGATGCGCGTTCCCCCCACACGGTTCGAGGCGATGGGGTACGACGGCGCTCTGTTTCTCTCCGAGGTGTTTGCGCTCGAGGGCGGTTCAGGACGCTCCCTCGGGGAGGCGATGCACGAGAAGATCCCCCGCCTGAAAAATTACCCCGGCGTGACGGGAACGTTCCAGTTCACTCCCGCGGGGGATCTGCGCCGGAAAGTCCCCCTCCTGCAGGTCGAGCTGGGGAACTTCGTCCCCGTCCCGACCCCGTAA
- the dnaJ gene encoding molecular chaperone DnaJ: MATKRDYYEVLGVSRESDLDDLKRAFRQLALQYHPDRNPGDKSAEDRFKEINEAYSILSDPEKRQQYDRFGHAGPAGQGFGGFGDFSGFGVEDIINDFFGGIFGGAGGGGRSRRGADLRYNLTVTFEEAVFGAEKEIVVPRTGVCHDCSGTGARKGTRPERCGACNGQGQVTMQQGFFAIRRTCGRCGGTGQVVKDPCGSCGGTGHVRESRKLKVKIPPGVDSGTRLKLRGEGEAGPAGGTVGDLYVVLTVKEHPFFVREGADLFCEVPITFPQAALGATIEVPSLSGKKNLSIPPGTPSGHDFVLRGEGIAALNSSRRGNLVIRVLIEVPRKLTKRQKEILAEYQELSEESPGPISRSFFEKVKEMFG; the protein is encoded by the coding sequence GTGGCAACGAAGCGCGACTACTACGAGGTCCTCGGAGTTTCAAGGGAGAGCGACCTCGACGACCTCAAGAGGGCGTTCCGCCAGCTCGCCCTCCAGTACCACCCCGACCGGAACCCCGGCGACAAGTCCGCGGAGGACCGGTTCAAGGAGATCAACGAGGCCTACTCGATTCTCTCCGACCCGGAAAAGCGGCAGCAGTACGACCGCTTCGGGCACGCGGGGCCGGCGGGGCAGGGGTTCGGCGGCTTCGGCGATTTTTCGGGGTTCGGCGTAGAGGACATCATCAACGATTTCTTCGGCGGGATCTTCGGGGGAGCCGGGGGTGGTGGTCGCTCCCGCCGCGGCGCGGATCTCCGGTACAACCTCACGGTCACCTTCGAGGAGGCGGTCTTCGGCGCCGAAAAGGAGATCGTCGTCCCGCGGACGGGGGTGTGCCACGACTGTTCGGGGACGGGCGCACGAAAGGGGACCCGGCCGGAGCGGTGCGGGGCCTGCAATGGGCAGGGCCAGGTCACGATGCAGCAAGGGTTCTTCGCGATACGTCGCACCTGCGGCCGCTGCGGGGGGACGGGACAGGTCGTCAAGGACCCGTGCGGAAGCTGCGGCGGCACCGGCCACGTCCGGGAAAGCCGCAAGCTCAAGGTGAAGATCCCCCCCGGCGTCGACAGCGGCACGCGCCTCAAGCTGCGCGGCGAGGGGGAGGCCGGGCCCGCGGGCGGGACCGTCGGCGACCTGTACGTGGTGCTCACCGTGAAGGAGCACCCGTTCTTCGTCCGGGAAGGGGCAGACCTTTTCTGCGAGGTTCCGATCACCTTTCCACAGGCGGCGCTGGGCGCGACGATCGAGGTGCCGTCCCTTTCCGGGAAGAAAAACCTCTCCATCCCGCCAGGCACGCCGTCCGGCCACGACTTCGTATTGCGGGGGGAAGGGATCGCCGCGCTCAACTCCAGCCGGCGTGGGAACCTCGTGATCCGCGTGCTGATCGAGGTGCCCAGGAAACTCACGAAGCGCCAGAAAGAGATTCTCGCGGAGTACCAGGAGCTGTCCGAGGAGTCCCCGGGTCCCATCTCCCGGAGTTTCTTCGAGAAGGTGAAGGAGATGTTCGGTTGA
- a CDS encoding nucleotide exchange factor GrpE: protein MEDREKESPLPEVVAEGSAGENSEGGPESVVGAGETADAAKLKEQLAYLAAEFENFRKRVSREREAQAVFGNEQLLRAVLPFLDNLERAMGQEKASAAGLLSGVRMTHDQFLLELRKFGLEQIPSQGGTFDPSLHEAIASVPASGKPGGTILAEARKGYLLHGRLLRPAQVTVAAAPPEEDGGDDPAGSGK, encoded by the coding sequence ATGGAAGACAGGGAGAAAGAATCGCCGCTGCCGGAAGTCGTGGCGGAAGGTTCGGCGGGAGAGAATTCCGAGGGGGGTCCGGAGAGCGTCGTGGGTGCCGGGGAAACGGCCGATGCGGCGAAGCTGAAGGAACAGTTGGCGTACCTTGCCGCGGAGTTCGAGAATTTCCGGAAGCGCGTCTCGCGGGAGCGGGAGGCGCAGGCGGTCTTCGGGAACGAACAGCTGCTGCGCGCCGTCCTGCCGTTCCTCGACAACCTCGAGCGGGCGATGGGCCAGGAGAAGGCCTCCGCCGCGGGCCTCCTTTCCGGTGTCCGGATGACGCACGACCAGTTCCTCCTGGAATTGCGCAAATTCGGTCTTGAGCAGATCCCGTCGCAGGGCGGGACGTTCGACCCGTCCCTGCACGAGGCGATCGCGAGCGTGCCGGCCTCGGGGAAGCCCGGGGGGACCATCCTCGCCGAGGCGCGAAAGGGGTACCTTCTCCACGGGCGCCTGCTGCGTCCCGCCCAGGTGACGGTGGCCGCCGCGCCTCCGGAGGAGGACGGCGGGGACGACCCCGCCGGATCGGGGAAGTAG
- the hrcA gene encoding heat-inducible transcriptional repressor HrcA — protein sequence MASGMDDRTTRVLRHIVEDYIATAEPVGSRTISKKMGQSLSPATIRNIMADLEEAGYLAQPHTSAGRVPTGAGFRYYIDHLLSRQPLDRGEMDQLHRAGEGNGPADELVRQVSRLLSNLAHQASVVVVSSPEQQVLRSVSLMRAGAERILLITVMRGGWVQHRLIEGEPDLTGDELEKISAYLNGMAEGRTLLQLRTRILAELGREKARYDRVMGRALSMGARAFADTAPGEVFIEGRANILEQPEFAEDVHRLKRILRAFEEKSVIFRLLDRAMESRAIQVSVGLENTVEELPDISVVASGYRQGVASVGSIGLIGPVRMDYSRVIPLVEYAASLLTTMFEDR from the coding sequence ATGGCTTCCGGGATGGACGATCGCACGACCCGGGTCCTGCGCCACATCGTAGAGGATTACATCGCCACGGCGGAGCCGGTCGGGTCGCGAACTATCTCCAAGAAGATGGGACAGAGCCTCTCGCCCGCGACGATCCGCAACATCATGGCGGACCTCGAGGAGGCCGGGTACCTCGCCCAGCCTCACACCTCCGCGGGGCGTGTCCCCACGGGCGCGGGGTTCCGGTACTACATCGATCACCTCCTGTCGAGGCAACCCCTCGACCGCGGCGAAATGGACCAGCTGCACCGCGCGGGGGAAGGGAACGGCCCGGCGGACGAGCTGGTGCGGCAGGTCAGCCGCCTGCTGTCGAACCTGGCCCACCAGGCGAGCGTCGTCGTGGTTTCCTCGCCGGAACAACAGGTCCTCCGCTCCGTAAGCCTCATGCGCGCGGGGGCGGAGAGGATCCTTCTGATCACCGTGATGCGCGGTGGATGGGTTCAGCATCGCCTGATCGAGGGCGAGCCGGATCTCACCGGCGACGAGCTCGAGAAGATCAGCGCCTACCTCAACGGGATGGCCGAGGGGCGGACGCTGCTGCAGTTGCGCACCCGGATCCTTGCCGAGCTCGGCAGGGAGAAGGCCCGGTACGACCGCGTGATGGGGCGCGCCCTCTCGATGGGCGCCCGGGCGTTCGCGGACACCGCTCCAGGCGAGGTCTTCATCGAGGGGCGCGCCAACATCCTCGAACAGCCCGAGTTCGCCGAGGACGTTCACCGCCTGAAGCGGATTCTGCGCGCCTTCGAGGAGAAGAGCGTGATCTTCCGCCTGCTCGACCGGGCGATGGAGAGCCGGGCGATCCAGGTGTCCGTCGGGCTCGAGAACACGGTGGAAGAGCTTCCGGACATCTCGGTGGTCGCCTCGGGGTACCGGCAGGGCGTTGCCTCCGTGGGGAGCATCGGCCTCATCGGGCCCGTCCGGATGGACTACTCCCGGGTGATCCCGCTGGTCGAGTACGCCGCGAGCCTTCTCACCACGATGTTCGAGGACCGTTAG
- a CDS encoding ATP-grasp domain-containing protein, protein MMNFVYLSPHFPPNYYRFCVGLREEGVNVLGLADAPYESLRPELRGALSEYYRVDDMNSYDALVRALGHFTHRHGKLDGIDSHSEHWLETEARLRTDFNMAGLRQDRIGIVKRKSSMKEIYRSVGIRVARGAVVRTLEEARRLVAETGYPVVAKPDVGVGAAATFKIRDDGELSSFLERKPPMEYIVEEFIQGKIISFDGLTDRDGNLVFYTSHAFSQGIMETVNEDADLFYYSLREIPADLEDAGRRTARAFDVRGRFFHFEFFRADRDGGLVALEVNLRPPGGLTTDMFNYANDIDIYREWARVVVHNRFTAVGSRPYHVGYVGRKRGKRYVHGPDEILAAFGGLVVHHEGIDSIFRAAIGDYGYLVRSKDLDEVRIAARYIQETA, encoded by the coding sequence ATGATGAACTTCGTCTATCTCTCCCCGCATTTTCCACCGAATTATTATCGCTTCTGCGTCGGGCTCCGGGAGGAAGGGGTGAACGTCCTCGGGCTGGCCGATGCGCCGTACGAGTCGCTGCGGCCGGAACTCCGCGGGGCGCTCTCGGAGTATTACCGCGTGGACGACATGAACTCGTACGACGCGCTGGTCCGGGCGCTCGGGCACTTCACTCATCGGCACGGGAAGCTCGACGGCATCGACTCCCACAGCGAGCACTGGCTGGAGACCGAGGCGCGCCTTCGAACGGATTTCAACATGGCCGGACTTCGGCAGGACCGGATCGGGATCGTCAAGCGGAAGTCCTCCATGAAGGAAATCTACCGGTCCGTCGGGATCCGGGTCGCCCGCGGCGCGGTGGTCCGGACCCTCGAGGAGGCGCGACGCCTGGTCGCCGAAACCGGCTACCCGGTGGTCGCCAAGCCCGACGTGGGAGTGGGGGCGGCGGCGACCTTCAAGATCCGCGACGACGGCGAGCTCTCCTCCTTCCTCGAGCGGAAGCCGCCGATGGAGTACATCGTCGAGGAGTTCATCCAGGGGAAAATCATCTCGTTCGACGGCCTGACCGACCGCGACGGCAACCTCGTCTTTTACACTTCGCATGCCTTCAGTCAGGGAATCATGGAGACGGTCAACGAGGACGCCGACCTGTTTTACTACTCCCTCCGGGAGATCCCGGCGGACCTGGAGGATGCGGGACGGCGCACGGCGCGCGCCTTCGACGTCCGCGGACGGTTCTTCCACTTCGAGTTTTTCCGGGCCGACCGGGACGGCGGGCTCGTCGCCCTCGAGGTGAACCTGCGGCCGCCGGGGGGCTTGACCACGGACATGTTCAACTACGCCAACGATATCGACATTTACCGGGAGTGGGCGCGCGTGGTGGTCCACAACCGCTTCACGGCGGTGGGTTCCCGTCCGTACCACGTCGGTTACGTCGGCCGGAAGCGGGGGAAGCGGTACGTCCACGGTCCCGATGAGATCCTTGCGGCCTTCGGGGGCCTCGTCGTGCACCACGAAGGGATCGACTCCATCTTCCGCGCGGCGATCGGCGACTACGGGTACCTGGTCCGGTCGAAGGACCTCGACGAGGTACGGATCGCCGCTCGATACATCCAGGAAACCGCGTAA
- a CDS encoding esterase family protein: protein MNIGYHRWWSRNLGQDMELKVYGHAGKPVVVFPSSGGRFYEYEDFGMVEACRPFIDAGAVTLFTLDSVDRQSWLNEGAPPAERARRHNDYDRYVVEEAAPFIRGQFPGASGFLTTGCSMGGYHSANFFFRHPDVFDAMIALSGVYKLTRFIGNAMDENIYFNTPLAYLPALSDPWYLDRYRRSRIVACVGQGAWEDEMVADTRDLQAILASKGIPAWIDFWGHDVNHDWPWWRRQMPYFLGHLDL from the coding sequence ATGAACATCGGGTACCACCGGTGGTGGAGCCGGAACCTCGGGCAGGACATGGAGCTCAAGGTGTACGGCCACGCGGGGAAACCGGTGGTCGTCTTCCCCTCCTCCGGCGGGCGGTTCTACGAATACGAGGATTTCGGGATGGTCGAGGCGTGCCGGCCCTTCATCGACGCGGGCGCCGTCACCCTCTTCACCCTGGACAGCGTGGACCGGCAGTCGTGGCTGAACGAGGGAGCTCCTCCCGCGGAGCGCGCGCGCAGGCACAACGATTACGACCGGTACGTGGTCGAGGAGGCGGCCCCTTTCATCCGGGGCCAGTTCCCGGGCGCCTCCGGATTTCTCACCACCGGGTGCAGCATGGGGGGATACCACTCCGCGAACTTCTTCTTCCGGCACCCCGACGTCTTCGACGCCATGATCGCCCTGTCCGGCGTGTACAAGCTCACCCGGTTCATCGGGAACGCAATGGACGAGAACATCTACTTCAACACGCCTCTCGCCTACCTGCCGGCGCTTTCCGACCCGTGGTACCTGGACCGGTACCGTCGCAGCCGGATCGTGGCGTGCGTCGGGCAGGGGGCGTGGGAGGACGAGATGGTCGCGGACACCCGCGACCTGCAGGCGATCCTCGCGTCGAAGGGGATCCCCGCATGGATCGACTTCTGGGGGCACGACGTCAACCACGACTGGCCGTGGTGGCGCCGCCAGATGCCGTACTTCCTCGGTCATCTGGATCTGTAG